One genomic window of Tatumella citrea includes the following:
- a CDS encoding DUF445 domain-containing protein — MDKTSGLKKTKRLALCLLIIASAVFILTLFLPQTLTVQAIKSVAEASMVGALADWFAVSALFHRIPLPLIGQHTAIIPRNKQRIADNLGRFVEEKFLSTDSMIALLRRQAPAEKLAGWLVIPENAGRLSRLICQLITGFLNAGNDQHIRRFLRQGILRAIDSVDFRHTAVLLLESMTRENRHQGLLDALIEQVVRVLDNPESRQFIAGQISRWFRQEYPTMARLVSVEWLGEKGADKVTSMVDALLLDVAQDQHHQLRDGVNRSVNRFIEALKNDPQMQRRAEQLKTWLKEDETFNQYTVGLWDDLRRWLTEDMQREDSATARQIRQATQWAGEALQNDPQLRASLNQHLEQAALQAGPEFARFLTRHISDTIKSWDNRQLSAQIEQNIGRDLQFIRINGTLVGGTLGLLLFGVSQLPLLIDFISHWSGR, encoded by the coding sequence TAAAGAAAACCAAACGGCTGGCCCTGTGCCTGTTAATCATTGCCAGTGCTGTGTTCATCCTGACCCTGTTTCTGCCGCAGACCCTGACGGTACAGGCGATAAAATCGGTGGCTGAAGCCTCGATGGTGGGGGCGCTGGCTGACTGGTTTGCCGTCAGCGCCCTGTTCCACCGCATTCCGTTACCACTGATCGGCCAGCATACCGCGATTATTCCGCGCAACAAACAGCGGATTGCCGATAATCTCGGACGTTTTGTCGAGGAGAAATTTCTCAGTACCGACAGTATGATAGCCCTGCTGCGTCGCCAGGCTCCGGCAGAAAAACTGGCGGGCTGGCTGGTGATTCCGGAAAATGCCGGACGATTAAGCCGCCTGATATGCCAGCTGATTACCGGTTTCCTGAATGCCGGTAACGATCAACATATCCGGCGCTTTCTGCGTCAGGGGATATTGCGGGCTATCGACAGTGTCGACTTCCGGCACACCGCGGTGCTGCTGTTGGAGAGTATGACGCGGGAAAACCGCCACCAGGGGTTACTGGATGCCCTGATTGAGCAGGTAGTCCGGGTGCTGGATAATCCGGAATCGCGGCAGTTTATTGCCGGGCAAATCAGCCGCTGGTTTCGCCAGGAGTATCCGACCATGGCCCGGCTGGTCTCGGTGGAATGGCTGGGGGAAAAAGGCGCCGATAAAGTGACCTCGATGGTAGATGCTTTGCTGCTGGATGTGGCACAGGATCAGCATCACCAGTTACGGGACGGAGTAAACCGCAGTGTGAACCGGTTTATTGAAGCGCTGAAGAACGATCCGCAGATGCAGCGCCGCGCAGAACAGCTAAAAACCTGGCTAAAAGAGGACGAAACCTTCAATCAGTATACTGTCGGGCTGTGGGATGATTTACGCCGCTGGCTGACAGAAGATATGCAGCGTGAGGATTCGGCGACTGCCAGACAGATCCGCCAGGCGACACAGTGGGCCGGTGAGGCACTGCAAAATGATCCACAACTGCGGGCCTCACTCAATCAACACCTGGAACAGGCGGCCTTACAGGCCGGTCCTGAATTTGCCCGTTTTCTGACCCGACACATCAGCGATACCATCAAGAGCTGGGATAACCGCCAGCTGTCGGCGCAGATTGAACAAAATATTGGTCGTGATTTACAATTTATCCGGATTAACGGTACCCTGGTCGGCGGCACACTAGGATTATTACTGTTTGGGGTTTCGCAATTGCCGTTACTTATTGATTTTATCAGCCACTGGTCAGGCAGATAG